Proteins found in one Parasteatoda tepidariorum isolate YZ-2023 chromosome 7, CAS_Ptep_4.0, whole genome shotgun sequence genomic segment:
- the LOC122270516 gene encoding uncharacterized protein, with protein sequence MEQQYLHILVGFLLLVVTSVGSWNSGGGGGGGGWSDGGGTKGDTGGGITVLAIPLTLTATTGGGGGGGKGKGGGGGGGWPSGGGGGKGGGGGGWPSGGGGGKGGGGGGWPSGGGGGGGWSTGGGGGKGGGGKGGNGGGGAVTLLTFTIPAVATNGGGGGKGGGKGGGGGGGWPSGGGGGGKGGGGWPSGGGGKGGGGGGWSTGGGGGGWPTGGGGGGGWPSGGGGGGWDDESGVEDWW encoded by the exons ATGGAACAG CAATACTTGCACATCTTGGTTGGCTTCCTTCTTCTTGTGGTTACATCTGTTGGGAGTTGGAACTCCGGAGGCGGTGGAGGAGGAGGAGGATGGAGCGATGGAGGTGGAACGAAAGGTGACACAGGAGGTGGTATCACCGTTCTAGCCATACCTTTGACATTAACAGCTACAACAGGTGGAGGAGGTGGAGGAGGCAAAGGAAAAGGCGGTGGAGGGGGAGGTGGTTGGCCTTCAGGTGGAGGTGGGGGAAAGGGAGGAGGGGGAGGAGGATGGCCCTCAGGTGGAGGTGGTGGAAAGGGAGGAGGGGGAGGAGGATGGCCCTCAGGTGGAGGAGGAGGAGGTGGTTGGTCAACTGGAGGTGGAGGTGGTAAAGGGGGAGGAGGCAAGGGTGGCAATGGTGGTGGGGGAGCAGTGACTCTCCTAACTTTCACAATACCAGCTGTTGCAACAAATGGTGGAGGTGGAGGTAAAGGTGGTGGAAAAGGAGGAGGAGGGGGAGGAGGATGGCCTTCAGGTGGCGGTGGAGGAGGTAAAGGGGGAGGAGGATGGCCTAGTGGAGGAGGTGGTAAAGGTGGTGGAGGAGGTGGATGGTCAACTGGAGGTGGAGGAGGTGGATGGCCAACTGGTGGAGGTGGAGGAGGTGGTTGGCCAAGTGGTGGAGGTGGTGGAGGATGGGATGATGAAAGCGGAGTAGAAGACTGGTGGtga